Proteins from a genomic interval of Oceanispirochaeta crateris:
- a CDS encoding RlmE family RNA methyltransferase: MSNRSRPDFYAQKAKKEGFMARSVYKLEEIQSKNRLIRPGDRVLDVGASPGSWTQYCLRLLKGQGMVVAADLKPLGQFKAKGELHFIQGDVFSAEVRESLSELGPFDVIISDAAPSTSGNRLMDTRRSYNLVEQILDFALIWLKPGGNFTVKVFQGGDESEIFDRMKDSFEQVKKLKPKAVRKESFEYYFIGLGKKEFSDTSGIEE; this comes from the coding sequence ATGTCCAACAGGAGCCGTCCTGATTTCTATGCTCAAAAAGCCAAAAAAGAAGGTTTTATGGCCCGTTCAGTATACAAGCTGGAAGAGATTCAATCTAAAAACCGCCTCATCAGGCCCGGAGACCGAGTTTTGGACGTTGGGGCCTCACCAGGTAGCTGGACACAGTACTGCCTCCGCCTGCTCAAGGGTCAGGGAATGGTTGTCGCGGCGGACTTAAAACCTCTGGGGCAGTTTAAAGCAAAAGGGGAACTCCATTTTATCCAGGGAGATGTCTTCTCAGCCGAAGTCAGAGAGAGCCTTTCAGAACTAGGGCCATTTGATGTCATCATAAGCGATGCGGCTCCTTCTACATCTGGAAACAGACTGATGGATACGAGACGCTCCTACAACCTTGTTGAGCAGATCCTCGACTTTGCCTTGATCTGGCTCAAACCGGGAGGAAACTTTACGGTCAAGGTATTTCAGGGAGGCGATGAATCAGAGATTTTTGACAGAATGAAAGACTCATTTGAACAAGTCAAAAAATTAAAACCTAAGGCCGTACGGAAAGAGTCTTTTGAATACTACTTTATTGGATTGGGGAAAAAGGAATTCTCAGATACCTCTGGAATAGAAGAATGA
- a CDS encoding rhomboid family intramembrane serine protease, whose protein sequence is MQSKTSGIRKSFPYTFKNFSLILIGINVTVFFLTNMSQELKIYLSLNPVLFMRDHFYWTPLTYMFTHSGMNHILFNMLGLFFFGPQLEERMGSWEFLSYYLGTGLLSGAASLVIYLLTGTYNVFLMGASGAIFALLLAFAVYFPHSKIYLFGIIPMQTTLMVSLYAGIEVFSLLFFRGNVAHMTHLAGLFFGYLYFMIRLGLDPIKVFKDSRNNPWH, encoded by the coding sequence ATGCAAAGTAAAACCAGTGGAATCAGAAAGTCCTTTCCCTATACATTCAAAAATTTCTCACTCATCCTCATAGGGATCAATGTGACTGTTTTCTTTCTAACGAACATGTCTCAGGAACTGAAAATTTATTTGTCCTTGAACCCGGTTCTCTTTATGAGAGATCATTTTTACTGGACCCCTTTGACCTATATGTTTACCCATAGTGGCATGAACCATATTCTGTTTAATATGCTGGGTCTCTTTTTCTTTGGACCCCAGTTGGAAGAGCGGATGGGGTCCTGGGAGTTTCTAAGCTATTATCTTGGAACCGGTCTGCTTTCCGGTGCGGCATCTCTTGTCATTTATTTGTTAACAGGAACTTATAATGTGTTTCTCATGGGTGCCTCCGGCGCTATTTTTGCTCTCCTGTTGGCATTCGCTGTCTATTTTCCCCATTCTAAGATCTATTTATTTGGAATCATTCCCATGCAGACAACCCTCATGGTGTCTCTCTATGCGGGAATTGAGGTCTTTTCTCTTCTGTTTTTCAGAGGGAATGTGGCTCATATGACGCATTTAGCAGGGCTCTTTTTCGGTTATCTGTACTTTATGATTCGTCTGGGATTGGACCCCATTAAGGTTTTTAAAGATTCCCGGAATAATCCCTGGCATTAG
- a CDS encoding phosphatidylglycerol lysyltransferase domain-containing protein translates to MHKKRNLLKQYQNLYQPHVEELSDDNTKGPLALLESWQEVSTQEMGDSDYFQCREALEKRTQFNLKGAVFYADCEPAGFMIGEAVSPDVFAIHFAKGDVKYKGIYQFMFNRYAEHFCRGFKEINLEQDMGIEGLRKTKRSYLPDRMGLKNRVYFKKKAPVIPENKNRFPAWDFHL, encoded by the coding sequence ATGCATAAGAAAAGGAATCTCCTCAAGCAGTATCAGAACCTCTACCAACCCCATGTTGAAGAGCTCTCCGATGATAACACAAAGGGTCCTTTAGCCCTGCTGGAAAGCTGGCAGGAAGTATCCACCCAGGAGATGGGCGACTCGGACTACTTTCAGTGCAGGGAAGCCCTGGAGAAACGGACCCAGTTCAACCTGAAAGGTGCTGTATTTTATGCCGACTGTGAACCCGCCGGATTTATGATTGGAGAAGCGGTCAGTCCCGATGTCTTTGCCATACATTTTGCCAAGGGTGATGTGAAATACAAGGGAATCTATCAGTTTATGTTCAATCGATATGCCGAGCATTTTTGCCGGGGATTCAAAGAGATCAACCTGGAGCAGGACATGGGGATAGAGGGTCTGAGAAAGACAAAACGTTCCTATCTGCCTGATAGAATGGGACTCAAGAACCGGGTCTATTTCAAGAAAAAAGCTCCGGTGATTCCAGAAAATAAGAATCGATTCCCCGCCTGGGATTTTCACCTCTGA
- a CDS encoding NifS family cysteine desulfurase — translation MERIYLDSNATTVVDPLVKQAMDPFYCQMYGNPNSLHRFGTETHPAMSIALDRMYKAIDADDEDDIIINGCATEGNNTVLKSVFMDTLAKGEPCHIITSQIEHPSVLKTCQYLEKEHGIEVTYLPVNKDGLVTLDSLKAHLVPGKTSLVSIMWANNETGLINPIKELAEYTKQNGVLFHTDAVQAVGKIPVSLKEVPADYLTFSAHKFHGPIGVGGMYIRHGNTITPLLHGGEQMGHKRAGTVNVPFVVGMGLAIELASQHLDYIDSDVRRLRNKLEDAILALPDTIVIGDRKYRTPNTILASFKGIEGEAFLWDLNQNGIAASTGSACSSEELEADATFQAMDMDNNLSHTGVRFSLSRFTTEEEIDVSIEVINKTVQRLRAISSTY, via the coding sequence ATGGAAAGAATTTATCTCGACAGCAATGCGACAACCGTCGTGGATCCCCTGGTCAAGCAGGCCATGGATCCCTTCTACTGTCAGATGTATGGAAATCCCAACTCTCTTCATCGTTTCGGAACAGAAACCCATCCCGCCATGAGTATCGCCCTTGACCGGATGTATAAGGCCATAGATGCCGATGATGAAGACGATATTATTATTAATGGCTGTGCTACAGAAGGGAACAACACGGTTCTTAAAAGTGTTTTTATGGATACTCTTGCAAAAGGGGAACCCTGCCATATTATTACAAGTCAAATAGAACACCCCAGTGTCCTGAAAACCTGTCAATATCTGGAAAAAGAACATGGTATTGAGGTGACCTACCTCCCTGTCAATAAAGATGGACTGGTAACGCTAGACAGCTTGAAAGCACATCTGGTTCCCGGAAAAACGTCATTGGTTTCTATCATGTGGGCCAACAATGAGACCGGTTTGATAAATCCTATAAAAGAATTGGCCGAGTACACCAAACAGAATGGAGTTCTCTTTCATACAGATGCTGTTCAGGCTGTCGGGAAAATACCGGTTAGTCTCAAAGAGGTGCCGGCAGACTACCTCACATTCAGCGCCCATAAATTCCATGGCCCCATCGGTGTCGGCGGAATGTATATCAGGCACGGTAATACCATAACTCCTCTTTTACATGGGGGCGAGCAGATGGGTCATAAACGGGCCGGAACAGTCAATGTTCCTTTTGTGGTTGGTATGGGTCTGGCTATTGAGCTGGCATCACAGCATCTGGACTACATCGATTCTGATGTCCGGAGGCTTCGGAATAAACTGGAAGATGCCATACTGGCATTGCCTGATACAATAGTCATTGGAGATCGTAAATACAGGACCCCCAATACCATCCTTGCAAGCTTCAAGGGGATTGAGGGAGAAGCCTTTCTCTGGGATTTAAACCAAAATGGTATTGCCGCCTCTACGGGTAGTGCCTGTTCATCCGAGGAACTTGAAGCAGATGCTACTTTCCAGGCTATGGATATGGACAATAATCTTTCCCACACAGGAGTCCGTTTCAGTCTTTCCCGTTTTACAACAGAAGAAGAAATAGACGTGAGTATTGAAGTAATAAATAAAACGGTACAGAGGCTCAGAGCCATTTCTAGTACATATTAG
- the aspS gene encoding aspartate--tRNA ligase: MENMKRTATCGSLRASDDGKSIILNGWVHRNRDHGGIHFINMRDRYGETQIVVDEDAPAELSELAGSLKFEYCIAIEGIVRKRPDTMVNPDMPTGEIEVSVKKIEILNTCLTLPFMIEDETDSNETARLKYRYLDLRSGGMQSRIILRNKVTWAIRDYLQKDDFLEIETPTLIKSTPEGARDFLVPSRLHAGKFFALPQSPQLYKQLLMVSGFDKYFQVARCYRDEDARGDRQLEFTQIDMEMSFVSKDDIFAVTEGMMSHVFKESLGVDLPATFERIAYDDAMNLYGSDKPDLRFGLAFQDFASFVPGSDFSVFKSVLESKGTIKALVVPGAAADYSRKKISDLEETAKTYGAKGLAWMKVTADGLDGGISKFFAEQAKAITDGLNANEGDLILIMAADWKTACTSLGAVRSRLGKDLKLIDESQYKFVWIIDFPLFEYNEEEKSWEPAHHMFSMPQQRFIETMESDPGAVKGDLYDLVLNGYELASGSIRVHDPELQQRIFNIVGFPREIAEERFGFLLESFRYGAPPHGGIAAGVDRLVMIMAGKSSIKEVIPFPKNSAGMSPMDDSPARVEGDQLQDLHLQVVMPPEEK, from the coding sequence ATGGAAAATATGAAAAGAACCGCGACATGCGGCAGTCTCAGAGCTTCTGATGACGGAAAAAGCATCATCCTCAATGGATGGGTCCACAGAAACCGCGATCACGGCGGTATTCATTTTATCAATATGAGAGACCGCTACGGTGAAACACAAATCGTCGTGGATGAAGATGCTCCCGCAGAACTATCTGAGCTGGCAGGAAGCCTCAAATTTGAATATTGCATAGCCATTGAAGGGATTGTCAGAAAAAGACCGGACACCATGGTCAACCCTGATATGCCTACCGGCGAAATAGAAGTATCAGTCAAAAAGATTGAAATACTGAATACCTGTCTGACTCTTCCTTTCATGATTGAAGATGAGACTGATTCCAATGAAACTGCCCGATTGAAATACCGCTACCTCGACCTTAGGTCCGGGGGAATGCAGAGCAGGATCATCCTCAGAAACAAGGTCACCTGGGCCATCAGGGATTATCTGCAAAAAGATGATTTCCTTGAAATTGAAACTCCTACACTGATCAAATCGACCCCCGAAGGAGCCAGAGACTTTCTTGTGCCTTCAAGACTCCATGCAGGGAAATTTTTTGCTCTTCCCCAATCTCCTCAGCTCTACAAACAGCTCCTCATGGTCTCTGGATTCGACAAGTATTTTCAGGTAGCCCGATGCTACAGAGACGAAGATGCCCGGGGAGACCGGCAGCTTGAATTCACCCAAATCGACATGGAAATGAGCTTTGTATCCAAGGATGATATCTTTGCCGTAACTGAGGGAATGATGAGTCATGTGTTTAAAGAATCTCTGGGAGTCGACCTTCCTGCGACCTTTGAACGCATTGCCTATGATGATGCCATGAACCTGTATGGTTCAGATAAACCCGACCTTAGATTCGGCCTGGCATTCCAGGATTTTGCCTCATTTGTTCCCGGCAGTGATTTCTCGGTGTTTAAATCGGTCCTCGAATCAAAAGGAACCATCAAAGCCCTGGTTGTACCCGGAGCAGCTGCAGACTACTCCAGAAAGAAAATCAGCGATCTGGAAGAAACAGCCAAAACCTATGGAGCCAAGGGTCTGGCCTGGATGAAAGTGACCGCCGACGGACTGGATGGAGGAATCTCCAAGTTTTTTGCAGAACAGGCCAAGGCGATAACAGACGGTTTGAATGCAAATGAGGGAGACCTCATCCTGATTATGGCTGCAGACTGGAAAACAGCCTGTACATCTTTGGGTGCCGTGCGGTCCCGGTTAGGAAAAGATCTGAAACTCATTGATGAGAGCCAGTACAAATTTGTCTGGATCATAGATTTCCCACTCTTTGAATACAACGAAGAAGAAAAATCCTGGGAGCCGGCTCACCATATGTTTTCCATGCCCCAGCAAAGATTTATTGAGACAATGGAGTCCGATCCTGGAGCCGTCAAAGGCGACCTCTACGACCTCGTCCTCAACGGCTACGAGCTTGCCAGCGGTTCCATAAGAGTCCATGACCCCGAACTTCAGCAGAGGATTTTTAATATTGTCGGATTTCCCAGAGAAATAGCAGAAGAAAGATTTGGATTTTTATTGGAATCTTTCCGCTATGGAGCTCCCCCTCATGGCGGAATTGCTGCCGGAGTAGATAGACTGGTGATGATCATGGCCGGTAAAAGCTCCATCAAAGAAGTCATCCCTTTTCCTAAAAACAGCGCAGGTATGTCTCCCATGGACGACAGCCCGGCCCGTGTGGAAGGCGACCAGCTTCAGGACCTGCATCTGCAGGTTGTTATGCCCCCGGAAGAAAAATAA
- a CDS encoding phosphoglycerate dehydrogenase, which produces MYTIQTMNKISAKGLERLPREDYETASGLSHPDAILVRSYKVGEDDIPPTVKAIARAGAGVNNIPVSYCTDQGIVVFNTPGANANSVKELVLTGLFLSSRNINAGINWVQSLDPAEEVSRLVEKEKSRFSGPEVQGKKLGIIGLGAIGVLVANAALALGMEVTGFDPFISINAAWGLSPEVKKANSMDSLIANSDYITLHIPLNDKTRSVIDEHQFDQMKEGTRLLNFARGGLVNNDSLKKAIESGKISYYITDFPEGELLGNPQIITIPHLGASSPEAEENCAVMAADQLRIFLETGNIRNAVNFPNCTMDYVGGHRLIIANKNIPNMVGQISTLLAENEINIQDMMNKHKEGIAYNIIDTDKAPTEKLIADLKKIEGIIMVRAIPPRD; this is translated from the coding sequence ATGTACACCATACAGACGATGAATAAGATCTCTGCCAAGGGGCTGGAGAGATTGCCAAGAGAAGACTATGAAACAGCCTCCGGCCTGTCTCATCCAGACGCCATCCTTGTTCGTAGCTACAAGGTGGGAGAGGATGACATCCCACCCACCGTCAAGGCCATTGCCCGGGCTGGGGCCGGAGTGAACAACATTCCTGTGTCCTACTGCACAGACCAAGGGATCGTAGTATTTAACACTCCGGGAGCCAATGCCAATAGTGTAAAAGAATTAGTGCTCACTGGATTATTCCTTTCCTCTAGAAATATAAATGCCGGAATCAACTGGGTTCAAAGCCTGGACCCGGCAGAGGAGGTTTCTCGCCTTGTAGAAAAAGAGAAATCACGATTTTCAGGTCCAGAGGTTCAGGGCAAAAAATTGGGAATCATTGGATTGGGAGCCATTGGAGTCCTTGTTGCAAATGCGGCATTGGCCCTTGGTATGGAAGTCACCGGATTTGACCCTTTTATCTCCATAAACGCAGCCTGGGGACTCTCACCGGAAGTAAAAAAAGCCAACTCCATGGACTCTTTGATTGCCAACTCAGACTATATTACACTCCATATCCCCTTAAATGATAAAACCAGATCCGTAATCGATGAGCATCAATTTGACCAGATGAAGGAAGGAACACGGCTCCTGAACTTCGCAAGAGGGGGCCTTGTAAACAATGATAGTCTCAAAAAAGCCATTGAATCGGGAAAGATCAGTTATTACATCACCGACTTCCCCGAAGGAGAACTGTTGGGAAACCCCCAAATTATCACCATACCTCATCTGGGAGCCTCCTCTCCCGAAGCCGAAGAGAATTGTGCCGTCATGGCTGCCGATCAGTTGAGGATATTCCTCGAAACGGGAAACATTCGGAATGCCGTCAATTTCCCCAACTGTACTATGGATTATGTGGGAGGCCACAGGTTGATCATCGCCAATAAGAATATCCCCAATATGGTGGGTCAGATATCTACCCTCCTGGCGGAGAATGAGATCAATATTCAGGATATGATGAATAAGCACAAAGAAGGAATTGCCTATAACATCATAGACACTGACAAGGCTCCTACGGAAAAATTGATTGCAGATCTCAAAAAGATCGAGGGAATCATCATGGTTCGTGCAATTCCACCACGAGATTGA
- a CDS encoding bifunctional diguanylate cyclase/phosphodiesterase, producing MKRFIKPLIILIYYLMLFVLIFLNVYYSVSTIVLIPQIFLTVLISYPFSRFYFRNLNKDRERLIEKIYFDRRTGLPNREKLRLEAHQNDLVLFLINIDSFKEVNDFYGNNVGDAVIFSLAKRLRSLTQSSHSRLFEGVELYKLEIDEFAFLFNFSLGEDRILRVAEVIIEIVNDYPFQVNDAEITITITVGIASVIGKDQIEQPSLRTPGILAQADMALKKAKERRVPFLLYHHSMDIPREYEDNIYWTHEVKKAIKEDRVVPYFQPIVNNKTGNIEKYESLIRIIDDREEVIYPDTFLKISRRSRLYPTLSRIMLRKIIREMKNSFMDYSFNISVEDIQNRDTVLFIKRILDNHWKEAPRISFEILESESIEGIPEVLEFVRMVKDYGCSIALDDFGTGYSNFNYMMALEADYIKIDASIIRNLDHDKNAMIIAETIVGFAKRTGIRTIAEYVHSKEIYETVCSLGIDFSQGYYLGVPMPGSFGKKNHSSIPEVSENSFFPNPIK from the coding sequence GAGATTCATCAAGCCGCTGATCATATTAATTTATTATCTCATGCTGTTTGTACTCATCTTTTTGAATGTTTATTACAGTGTTTCTACAATCGTTCTGATTCCCCAAATTTTTTTAACTGTACTTATCTCCTATCCTTTTAGCCGTTTTTATTTCAGAAATTTAAACAAAGACCGTGAACGTCTTATTGAAAAAATTTATTTTGACAGAAGAACCGGGCTTCCCAATAGAGAAAAACTGCGCCTTGAAGCCCACCAGAATGACCTCGTTCTCTTCCTCATCAACATAGATTCCTTCAAAGAAGTCAATGATTTCTATGGAAACAATGTTGGTGATGCAGTTATTTTTTCTCTGGCAAAACGTCTTCGCAGTCTGACACAATCATCTCATTCCCGACTATTTGAAGGGGTGGAACTCTACAAGCTTGAAATTGATGAGTTTGCCTTTCTTTTTAATTTCTCCTTAGGGGAAGACCGGATTCTCAGAGTTGCAGAAGTCATTATCGAGATAGTGAATGACTATCCTTTTCAGGTAAATGATGCAGAGATTACCATCACCATTACTGTTGGCATTGCATCCGTTATTGGTAAGGACCAGATAGAGCAGCCGAGTCTCCGGACTCCTGGAATTCTGGCTCAGGCAGACATGGCCTTGAAAAAGGCCAAGGAAAGGAGGGTCCCTTTTCTGCTATACCATCACTCCATGGATATTCCCCGGGAGTATGAAGACAATATTTATTGGACTCATGAGGTGAAAAAAGCGATCAAAGAAGATCGTGTCGTTCCCTATTTTCAACCGATCGTCAATAATAAAACCGGAAATATAGAGAAATATGAGAGCCTTATCAGAATCATTGATGATAGAGAAGAGGTGATTTATCCGGATACCTTTCTCAAAATATCGAGAAGATCTCGCTTGTATCCGACTCTTTCACGCATTATGCTGAGGAAAATCATCAGGGAGATGAAGAACTCCTTTATGGATTATAGTTTTAATATTTCTGTAGAAGACATACAAAACAGAGACACCGTCCTTTTTATTAAAAGAATTTTGGATAATCACTGGAAAGAAGCGCCCCGAATCAGTTTTGAAATACTCGAAAGTGAGAGTATTGAGGGTATTCCAGAGGTCCTTGAGTTTGTACGCATGGTAAAGGATTACGGATGTTCAATTGCCCTGGATGATTTTGGCACAGGGTATTCCAACTTCAATTATATGATGGCTCTGGAGGCCGATTATATCAAAATAGATGCGTCCATTATCCGAAATCTGGATCATGATAAAAATGCAATGATCATTGCCGAAACCATTGTTGGTTTTGCCAAGAGAACCGGTATAAGAACCATTGCAGAGTATGTTCACTCTAAAGAAATATACGAAACTGTGTGTTCCCTGGGAATTGATTTTTCACAGGGGTATTATCTGGGAGTTCCAATGCCCGGTTCTTTCGGTAAAAAAAATCATTCTTCTATTCCAGAGGTATCTGAGAATTCCTTTTTCCCCAATCCAATAAAGTAG
- a CDS encoding cyclic nucleotide-binding domain-containing protein: MNTIVTICSDSIINQGIERVIQNEFPGDYNLHFTDNITEALDILNFELPELTILHLSDKNLDLTFLKEKIMEDSWLHSSGIIGVYDLGRHEEARLLDQFRSLNLLTLLDYSRIRTHFAKVLSIVYANRQLIYQNELADNVLGKFSGAFNISNADYPVVSVYTGLLSINMVRAGRVSDEERFKLQMALSELVLNGIEHGNCGISREDRDRHLESGGNLLELINERNQDKEIRKKRVLLEWILSEQESRFVIHDDGEGFDVSAYKASLQNVNSENLKGRGILLSRVVSDRILFNKTGNQVTLIMNHRHLHERLTPAGFSTEEMLIVKPGDIVVRAGDPSDSIFYISSGIYKVVNHGNIVGKISPEDVFLGEMAFLLNRDRSASVIAETKGKLIRIPRKSFIKVLKLYPQYGLFISRLLATRLKRTNDFIVTSLGEKEDDEAKDLTI, from the coding sequence ATGAATACAATAGTAACGATTTGCAGCGACTCAATTATCAATCAGGGCATTGAACGGGTAATCCAAAATGAGTTCCCAGGTGATTATAACCTCCATTTTACCGACAACATCACCGAAGCCCTGGATATCCTGAATTTCGAACTCCCAGAACTGACGATCCTCCATCTGTCCGATAAGAATCTGGATTTGACATTTCTAAAGGAAAAGATCATGGAAGATTCTTGGCTTCATAGTTCAGGAATCATCGGGGTATACGATTTGGGACGGCATGAGGAGGCACGGCTCCTGGATCAATTCAGAAGCCTGAATTTATTGACTCTCCTTGATTACTCCAGAATCCGCACCCATTTTGCCAAGGTCCTTTCAATTGTTTATGCCAATAGGCAACTCATTTATCAGAATGAACTGGCGGACAATGTTCTTGGAAAATTTTCGGGTGCTTTCAATATCTCCAACGCCGATTACCCCGTGGTTTCTGTGTATACAGGTTTGCTATCAATCAATATGGTGCGGGCGGGGCGGGTCTCGGATGAGGAACGGTTCAAGCTCCAGATGGCTCTTTCAGAGCTGGTTCTTAATGGAATTGAACATGGAAACTGTGGCATCAGCCGGGAAGACCGGGATCGTCATCTGGAGTCAGGCGGCAACCTCCTCGAACTGATTAATGAAAGGAATCAAGACAAGGAAATCAGGAAAAAGCGGGTTCTTCTTGAGTGGATACTTTCTGAACAGGAATCCCGTTTTGTGATTCATGATGACGGTGAAGGTTTTGATGTAAGCGCCTACAAGGCTTCTCTTCAGAATGTGAATTCAGAAAATTTGAAGGGCCGGGGAATCCTTCTGTCCAGGGTTGTGTCTGACAGGATTTTATTCAATAAGACGGGGAATCAGGTGACTCTGATCATGAATCACAGACATCTTCATGAACGACTCACTCCTGCAGGATTCTCTACGGAAGAGATGCTCATTGTCAAACCGGGAGATATTGTGGTTCGTGCAGGGGACCCTAGTGATTCAATTTTTTATATCTCAAGCGGTATTTACAAGGTTGTTAACCATGGAAATATTGTCGGGAAGATATCACCAGAGGATGTTTTTCTAGGTGAAATGGCCTTTCTTTTGAACCGGGACCGTAGCGCATCTGTCATTGCCGAAACAAAGGGGAAATTGATTCGAATTCCTAGAAAGTCTTTTATTAAAGTCTTGAAACTCTACCCCCAGTACGGGCTGTTTATCAGCAGGCTTTTGGCAACAAGGCTGAAACGGACCAATGATTTTATTGTGACCTCTCTCGGTGAAAAAGAAGATGATGAAGCTAAGGATTTGACAATATAG
- a CDS encoding polyprenyl synthetase family protein, protein MDQYSQRLEKIEEALFTLMPEKATREWLPSMTDSLFSPVPPGMIDHFHAPGLELLRRGGKRWRPLVMVLCCEAAGGKAEDVYPLTPLVEMAHNGSLIVDDIEDKSVERRGKPAVHLLFGEDLAINTGTLMMFNATSLVRKASGDDSLKFSILDSYCESLRRLHFGQGLDIQWHNNHDIVPEVPVYLQMCRFKTGALARFAAYSGSLIGGGAKALCEGAAESWEKAGVGFQILDDVKNLTTGNPGKDRGDDIVEGKKSLPVILYYQSHQEKIGHFSSLMEAAAEKGIKEGSREVEEAIGVLEDSGSIARAEEMALSMLGESASELRELFPESASRELQCRIIESFR, encoded by the coding sequence ATGGATCAGTATAGTCAGAGATTAGAAAAAATTGAAGAGGCGCTTTTTACTCTCATGCCCGAGAAGGCTACCCGGGAATGGCTTCCTTCCATGACGGACTCTCTTTTCAGTCCGGTTCCTCCGGGTATGATTGATCACTTCCATGCTCCCGGTTTGGAGCTGCTGCGACGGGGCGGGAAACGGTGGCGTCCTCTTGTCATGGTTCTGTGCTGTGAAGCGGCCGGAGGGAAAGCTGAGGATGTTTATCCCCTGACTCCTCTTGTTGAGATGGCTCATAATGGAAGCCTCATTGTGGATGATATAGAAGATAAATCTGTAGAGCGTCGGGGAAAACCGGCCGTCCATCTGTTATTTGGTGAAGATCTGGCCATCAATACAGGAACATTGATGATGTTCAATGCCACCTCTCTTGTTCGGAAAGCCAGTGGCGATGATTCTCTGAAATTTTCCATATTGGACAGCTATTGTGAGAGCCTCAGGAGGCTGCATTTCGGCCAGGGTCTGGATATTCAGTGGCATAATAATCATGACATTGTCCCGGAAGTCCCTGTTTATCTTCAAATGTGCCGTTTTAAAACCGGAGCTCTGGCTCGCTTTGCCGCCTATTCGGGTTCTCTCATTGGAGGAGGGGCTAAGGCTCTTTGTGAAGGAGCAGCAGAAAGCTGGGAAAAGGCCGGAGTTGGCTTTCAAATCCTAGATGACGTCAAAAATCTTACAACTGGAAACCCGGGGAAAGATCGTGGAGATGACATCGTGGAAGGCAAGAAAAGTCTTCCTGTTATATTGTATTATCAGAGTCATCAAGAAAAAATCGGTCATTTCTCATCTTTAATGGAGGCGGCTGCCGAGAAGGGGATCAAAGAAGGCTCCCGAGAGGTGGAAGAGGCCATTGGCGTACTCGAGGACTCGGGGTCCATTGCCCGCGCTGAAGAGATGGCCCTTTCAATGCTGGGAGAATCTGCTTCAGAGTTGAGAGAACTTTTTCCAGAATCCGCATCCCGGGAACTGCAGTGCAGAATAATTGAATCCTTTCGTTAA